In Dyadobacter sp. NIV53, a single window of DNA contains:
- a CDS encoding N-acetylmuramoyl-L-alanine amidase: MLKILKTIIAASLLLVSLAFVIHEKPVVARVDTKVNTVVIDAGHGGKDPGTRGSVAREKDVALKVALELGRKIKEEDPDVKVLYTRSTDVFIELGERSAFANRNNADLFISIHCNATPRSSGARGTETYVMGLHKTEGNLEVAKRENSVILQETNYKQKYKGFDPNSPLAHIMLANYQSAFIYSSLKFADYVEKKFRTVSERESRGVKQAGFLVLWRAAMPSVLIETGFLSSSNEERYLNSEEGQEEVAKSIYQAFKIYKKEMDQ; this comes from the coding sequence ATGTTAAAAATTCTTAAAACCATAATTGCAGCCTCTTTATTACTGGTCAGTCTTGCTTTTGTTATTCATGAAAAACCGGTTGTAGCAAGAGTCGATACTAAAGTGAATACCGTCGTTATTGATGCTGGCCATGGAGGTAAAGATCCGGGAACCAGAGGCAGTGTTGCCAGAGAAAAAGACGTGGCATTAAAAGTTGCATTGGAACTTGGCCGTAAAATCAAGGAAGAAGATCCTGATGTAAAAGTTCTTTATACACGCTCCACCGATGTCTTTATTGAATTAGGTGAACGCTCTGCATTTGCAAACCGAAATAACGCTGATCTTTTTATTTCTATTCATTGTAACGCTACTCCACGGTCCAGTGGTGCAAGGGGAACAGAAACGTATGTAATGGGTTTGCATAAAACAGAAGGAAACCTTGAAGTGGCAAAGCGTGAAAACTCTGTAATATTGCAGGAAACTAATTACAAACAAAAGTATAAGGGATTTGATCCTAATTCTCCTTTGGCACATATTATGCTTGCAAATTACCAGAGTGCATTCATATACAGTAGTTTAAAGTTTGCTGATTATGTGGAAAAAAAGTTTCGTACAGTTTCTGAACGGGAAAGCCGGGGAGTAAAACAAGCAGGATTTCTGGTGTTATGGCGGGCCGCAATGCCAAGTGTACTGATTGAAACGGGATTCTTGTCTTCGTCGAATGAAGAAAGGTACCTGAATTCGGAAGAAGGCCAGGAAGAAGTAGCAAAATCAATTTATCAGGCTTTCAAAATTTATAAAAAAGAGATGGATCAGTGA
- a CDS encoding MlaD family protein: MKISKEVKVGIMAIFAIVLLYLGFHVLKGSDVFSRTYKYYVIYDNIDGLTASNPVLLNGLNVGRVQGITLLQNRQNKLLVTIDVQKGIVLPEGTLATLADGGLLGGKVIHITMGTSTRFLTDNDTLIGSKEAGISALLQEKALPLVTHADSLVRNLDVVAAGFKETGLILNQVLKNYDQTGNSLQGLLSENRKNLLAMTTNLNALSASLIETEKELKPLLAKTGTLADSLNALRLGETVQSANKTIGELRQILAGVQAGKGTAGKLVTDQTLYDNLNRTMISLNKLMTNFREHPKRYVHISVFGKKETGPAESVLDTATQIR, translated from the coding sequence ATGAAAATATCAAAAGAAGTGAAGGTGGGGATAATGGCAATATTTGCTATTGTATTATTATACCTCGGCTTTCATGTACTCAAAGGTTCTGATGTCTTTTCCAGAACATACAAATATTATGTCATATATGATAACATTGATGGACTTACAGCATCCAATCCTGTTTTGCTCAATGGCCTGAACGTGGGCCGTGTACAGGGAATAACGCTTTTACAGAATCGTCAGAACAAGCTTTTGGTCACAATTGATGTTCAGAAAGGAATTGTTCTGCCAGAAGGTACACTTGCAACTTTAGCTGATGGGGGATTACTTGGAGGCAAAGTTATCCACATTACAATGGGTACATCTACCCGGTTTCTGACTGATAATGATACACTTATCGGATCAAAAGAAGCAGGTATTTCAGCATTATTACAGGAAAAAGCTTTGCCACTGGTAACCCATGCAGATTCTCTTGTCCGGAACCTTGACGTAGTTGCTGCCGGATTTAAAGAAACCGGACTGATACTGAATCAGGTGTTGAAGAACTACGACCAGACGGGAAATAGTTTACAAGGATTATTAAGCGAAAACCGCAAAAATCTGCTGGCAATGACCACCAATCTTAATGCACTTTCTGCTTCATTAATTGAAACCGAAAAAGAGCTTAAACCTTTGCTGGCAAAAACAGGAACACTCGCTGATTCATTAAATGCACTGCGATTAGGAGAAACTGTACAAAGTGCCAACAAGACGATCGGAGAGCTGCGGCAGATACTGGCGGGTGTACAAGCAGGAAAAGGCACAGCTGGTAAACTGGTCACTGATCAAACACTTTATGACAATCTGAACAGAACTATGATCAGTCTAAATAAACTGATGACTAATTTCCGGGAACACCCAAAACGCTATGTTCACATATCTGTTTTTGGAAAAAAGGAAACAGGACCTGCTGAGTCTGTGCTGGATACAGCTACACAAATCAGGTAA